One window from the genome of Nicotiana tomentosiformis chromosome 5, ASM39032v3, whole genome shotgun sequence encodes:
- the LOC138893043 gene encoding uncharacterized protein: protein MAPYEALYGRRCRSLIGWFEAGETNLLGPDLVQEAMDKVQLIKQRLLTAQSRQKSYADKRRRDLVFTIGDKMFLRVSHMKGVIQFGKRGKLSPRFIGPYEILDRVGAVAYRLALTHELSFIHPVFHVSMLRKCISDSSQVLEAPAIPLDGKLSYKEEPMAIVDRQVRELRSKEIEFVKVLWRNHIVEDATWEIEDVMRVKHPHLFQSTGLVEGDEAEASETEKYKSREGKKEKRRKERRKKKAFYKGFKKN, encoded by the exons atggcaccgtacgaagcattgtatggtagaagatgtcgtTCTCTTATCGGATGGTTTGAAGCTGGTGAGACTAACTTATTGGGACCCGACCTAGTACAAGAAGCTATGGACAAGGTCCAATTGATCAAACAGAGATTGCTTACAGCTCAAAGTAGACAAAAGTCTTATGCTgataagagaagaagagattTAGTATTCACAATTGGGGACAAAATGTTCCTACGAGTCTCCCATATGAAAGGTGTGATACAGTTTGGGAAaagaggcaagttgagccccaggtTTATAGGACCTTATGAGATACTAGACCGAGTGGGAGCTGTGGCTTATCGTTTGGCACTCACTCATGAGTTGTCCTttattcatccagtgtttcatgtctcAATGCTAAGAAAATGTATATCAGACTCATCTCAGGTGCTTGAAGCACCTGCTATACCGCTTGATGGAAAGTTGTCTTACAAGGAAGAACCGATGGCTATTGTTGATAGGCAAGTAAGAGAGCTACGGTCAAAAGAAATTGAGTTCGTAAAAGTCTTATGGAGAAATCATATAGTTGAAGATGCTACTTGGGAGATAGAAGATGTTATGCGAGTCAAGCACCCCCATTTATTTCAGTCTACAG GGTTAGTGGAAGGGGACGAAGCAGAAGCTTCAGAAACGGAAAAATACAAAAGCAGGGaaggaaagaaagagaaaagaagaaaagagaggaggaagaagaaagcTTTTTACAAAGGCTTTAAGAAGAACTAG